Proteins found in one Herbiconiux sp. A18JL235 genomic segment:
- a CDS encoding putative quinol monooxygenase, which yields MSDSVVAVVTFRPLPGRGPEVVELLAPIIAGVHEEPGCLLYALNEASDGSFWFVEKWATAADAERHSRSSPALPVLAERLSPLLEGVPVIVQGVAHPLGDPVKGAL from the coding sequence ATGTCCGACTCCGTCGTCGCCGTCGTCACCTTTCGTCCACTGCCCGGTCGTGGGCCCGAGGTGGTGGAGCTGCTCGCGCCGATCATCGCGGGGGTGCACGAGGAGCCCGGATGTCTGCTCTACGCGCTGAACGAAGCATCCGACGGCAGCTTCTGGTTCGTCGAGAAGTGGGCGACCGCCGCTGATGCCGAGCGTCACAGTCGCTCCAGCCCCGCACTGCCCGTGCTCGCGGAGCGGCTCAGCCCGTTGCTCGAGGGGGTGCCGGTGATCGTGCAGGGTGTCGCGCATCCGCTCGGCGATCCGGTCAAGGGTGCGCTCTGA